From the genome of Immundisolibacter sp., one region includes:
- the folE gene encoding GTP cyclohydrolase I, with protein sequence MNQPESPSAATTQPVSDRIRQRLERARVRFHANDNIAAYIEPGELPLLQAEVEDKLTQVLHSLVIDTDSDHNTRETARRVAKMYLNEVFSGRYRPAPDVTEFPNVERLNELMIVGPITIRSACSHHLCPILGKVWIGVMPNEHSNLIGLSKYVRLADWLMSRPQIQEEAVTRLADLLQERMQPDGLAIVMEADHFCMQWRGVKDSDSKMINSVMRGVFLTDASLRREFLALLRRNGS encoded by the coding sequence ATGAATCAGCCAGAGTCACCTTCCGCCGCGACCACGCAGCCGGTTTCGGACCGCATCCGCCAGCGTCTGGAGCGCGCGCGGGTGCGTTTTCACGCCAACGACAACATCGCCGCGTACATCGAGCCGGGCGAGCTGCCGCTGCTGCAGGCCGAGGTCGAGGACAAGCTCACGCAGGTGCTGCACAGCCTGGTGATCGACACCGACAGCGACCACAACACGCGCGAGACCGCCCGCCGGGTGGCCAAGATGTACCTGAACGAGGTGTTCAGCGGCCGCTACCGGCCGGCGCCGGACGTGACCGAGTTCCCGAACGTGGAGCGCCTGAACGAGCTGATGATCGTCGGGCCGATCACCATCCGCAGCGCCTGCTCGCATCATCTTTGCCCGATCCTGGGCAAGGTGTGGATCGGCGTCATGCCGAACGAACACTCCAATTTGATCGGCCTGTCCAAGTACGTGCGCCTGGCCGACTGGCTGATGAGCCGGCCGCAGATCCAGGAAGAGGCCGTCACGCGCCTGGCCGACCTGCTGCAGGAGCGCATGCAGCCGGACGGGCTGGCCATCGTCATGGAGGCGGATCATTTCTGCATGCAGTGGCGCGGCGTCAAGGACAGCGACTCGAAGATGATCAACAGCGTCATGCGTGGGGTATTCCTGACCGACGCCAGCCTGCGGCGCGAGTTCCTGGCCCTGCTGCGCCGCAACGGCTCCTGA